Part of the Dehalobacter sp. 12DCB1 genome is shown below.
TCCTGGCCGCTCTGGTATGTTCCTCACCCGGCGTGTAAGACCAGACGCTTTCCCATCGCACATAAAGCTGGGCTGCACCGACCTCAATAGCCTTATAAGAAATACCCCGCAGCCGGAATTTCTGGCCCGTCGGGTCTCCTTCCTCATCGACTACCGGAATCAGGTTCCGGCCGCAGCTGATGACATGTATTATCTGTTCGGCAATCGCCATGGCGGCCTTGGTAGTGGCACCGTATACTTTGATATACACGGCATTGTCATAGGCGAATGTGCTTAGGGTGTCGCCCAAAGGCTCCTGCTCCACCGGGGGGAAATAAAGGGACGGGACTTTAAAGTCCTCTGTTACTTCGTCAAAATAGATATCCTGAATGCTCGTGATGTCATACATTTTTTTTGCGATGCTTGCCAATTCGTCTGCCAGCAACTTAACCACCGCCTTTTTTTCTGAAAAAGGTGTCGCGCCATTCTTCCATCTTTTTTTCCACGGACTTCTGGAAGATGCGCTCAAATATCCTGATAGCCGCTTCCCAGTAATGCGAGCCCTCGACCCATCTCTGCCTCAAGACCATGCCCGTTTTAGCTCCCCGAACATATTGGAAGGTGTCACCCCGCCAGACGCCTGGCACAAAGCGTGAGGTCTTCCCCTTCGTATTGGTCCAGTGGCCGTCATTGGCATAAGCCGCGTACTCCACATTTGTACCGACTTCCAGGGTAAGACCACCATCCGATACTTCCCAGACGTTGTTTTGATTGCCTTTCTCAAAGCTGTTTAAGAGCAGGCGGGTATCCACCACTTTCCGGCTGATGATTTCATCCTGCACGATCCGCAGGAATTCAAACCCGCAGGCCTCGAACCAAAGGGCAATCTGCTTCTTGAATTCGCCCTCGGCAGCCTTGTTGATCAGCTTCAGGTACAGCTGGATCTCGCTGACGTCAAACTCAAACATACTCTTTGCCATCAGAGAGCCTCCTGAACGGTTCTGCGGGTGAGCGGCACAGCAATATATTTGCCCCGCACATCTTCGGGAAAGCCTGCTGTGTAGTCAACATTAAAGCGTTTGTCGATAATTACATCGCCATAGTTAATGACGGTACCGGCTGGGAGCGAAATCTCGTTCGCTCCCGTGAATACCGTTGCCGGCTCCTTTTCCATAATCCCGTCAGTGTCGGGATAGGCAAAGAAGCACTTAACATTCGCAAGGCTCGGCAGAGCGGGTTTTGTCAAGGTCTTTTCACTGTTCGGTAGACCATAGCCGGCCGTTTTTGTCGTAGCGGTCACATGGTAGATGTCACAGCGATGACGGAAAAAGTTTTCAATCATAGCGCTCACCTACAGCTTTCTCATCTTCATATTCAGCGTCCCGGTCGATGCCGGCTTGACATAAGCCGCGATCAGGGCCGAAATATCAAGATCGTCCGCACTCTTGTCCGACCCGCTGGTTATCGTGTAACTATAATCCTTGAAGGTCTCACTCTGGTATTTCTTCTGCGGATCCTGAGGGGCGGTAGTGGCGTAGAACTCAGCAACAAGCTTCGTCGCGATTTTAATGTCTTCGGGGATGGTCTGGTACTTCTCCACATCCGTGAAATCATTATTGGTGCGGTGGATGATATAGTTCTCTGCGCGCGCAATATCGACCAGAAGCTTAGCGTCCGGCCGATTCTGTACGGTTTCAAACTCGGTATAATCCTTGACCTCCGCCGGCGTTACCCAAGGTCTTGTTGCCATAGCAATGCGCCCCCTTACTCAGGCAGGCGCATTGCGAAGACGTAAACTTCAGCTGCTCCGGCGGCAGCCGCAGTGCCTGTCTGGGTGTATTTGGCCTTGACGGTCTTTTTAGCCGCGCCGGTTTCCAGCCAGGTGTTGGCCTGGTATGCGCCGACTGTGCCCTCGGTGACAGCGCTGGCGTCCAGTAGATCATCGAGCTCAGCGTCTGTGCCGACTGTCAGCACATTGGTGGTGCCGGCGTCAAAGGCAGCGGTCACTTTGCAGACCACTTTGGTGATGATATGGTTGGCCGGAACATCCACCAGGGCGACGCCGGTGGCGACGTTGGCGGTATTGAATTTGATTGCGCCGGCGAAAACAGCCTGCTCGATACCGCAGGCTCCATCGTTAAACTTATTGGTCAGTTTCATGGCCTATCCTCCTATTCTTCCTGGAAAGGAATTTGCGAAGAATCACCGTCATCCTGCTGGTCGTCGGTGGTCTCCTGATTTTCGGCGTTTTCATCCTGCTGGCTGGTGGCCACAGCGGCCTCAGCCGCTGCGTCGATAGCTGCCTGGATTGTTTCCACCCGCTCTTTGTTGGTCTTGCACTCCGAAATGTCCACATTAAGGTCAGTCGCTTTGGCAACCAGCTCATCTGTGGTCATTTTGCTTAAAGCCTTCGGCAGATCCGCGGTGGTTACAGCGGACGATGACTTGACGTCATTTAACAGATTCGCGGCAGGGGCAGCAGGAGCAGCAGCTCCCACAATTTCGAAGTAGCCGGTGGCCACAGCAGCCTCGGCTTCCTTCTTTGTCTCCACCGAAATAAAAGGCTTATCCTTCGTTGCTTTCAGGGCCCCATTCAGCCCGCCGCGATAGGATAAGCCTTTGGTGAGTTTAAGTTGGATGGACATCTTACAGAGCCGCGAGGCCTTTGACGATAACGGCGGCATCCAGTTCTTCGATAATGGGGTCGAAGTCCAGATGGATGACATAGAAGCGTTTGTCCTGCATGATCGCTTCTTTGCCCTCGGTTGTTTTGCGGATGATGACGTTGTAGCTGTTGACGGCAATCAGGTTCTTCGGATTGGTCAGGATGATTTTGTCATCGGGAAGAGACGGAACTTCAATTGTCGGAATAGCGGCCGGGCTATTGATGAGGTTGTCGGTGATGCCGCCGCCGACGGTAATCAGCTGATTGATGAGGTAGTTTTCCCACTCCTGTTTGCGGTGGGGGCTCATCATCCAGCGCAGCTTGCCGTTGTTGTATT
Proteins encoded:
- a CDS encoding HK97 gp10 family phage protein; amino-acid sequence: MAKSMFEFDVSEIQLYLKLINKAAEGEFKKQIALWFEACGFEFLRIVQDEIISRKVVDTRLLLNSFEKGNQNNVWEVSDGGLTLEVGTNVEYAAYANDGHWTNTKGKTSRFVPGVWRGDTFQYVRGAKTGMVLRQRWVEGSHYWEAAIRIFERIFQKSVEKKMEEWRDTFFRKKGGG
- a CDS encoding DUF3599 family protein — its product is MIENFFRHRCDIYHVTATTKTAGYGLPNSEKTLTKPALPSLANVKCFFAYPDTDGIMEKEPATVFTGANEISLPAGTVINYGDVIIDKRFNVDYTAGFPEDVRGKYIAVPLTRRTVQEAL
- a CDS encoding DUF3199 family protein, giving the protein MATRPWVTPAEVKDYTEFETVQNRPDAKLLVDIARAENYIIHRTNNDFTDVEKYQTIPEDIKIATKLVAEFYATTAPQDPQKKYQSETFKDYSYTITSGSDKSADDLDISALIAAYVKPASTGTLNMKMRKL